A window of Rhinolophus ferrumequinum isolate MPI-CBG mRhiFer1 chromosome X, mRhiFer1_v1.p, whole genome shotgun sequence contains these coding sequences:
- the LOC117016142 gene encoding EZH inhibitory protein-like: MATPSCWEKELKQQEGEVPAGPNNEVTPAPGDARGTGNRDPGTWVPTVSSDRSLSGGGAPRVVTAGASSCAVAAPGAILTVAEDPGPPSMDCVQSRGRPEHQGSPSPLAELRYVKPVTGQRLQMAPAASADARGQATSGAGQAGGRRTQTRSPAKGRGRKRPGGEEAVGAPKLPRRCLFPGAPEPEGSAPLPPSSPTAQPSSRRCRPAPRASPCSRASQPGPALGSQALLSAPGSVLPSEAAMPGPDSPCRSTPSGPAVCLGTESSAGPASHRRDTASRGRASAPGPASRLPATEAGPVVVRRRTPTPFPATRCHASSLGSAVHSHASRSDTALRNRASLPGTASSSRATGPGPALCSRSPPLSPTLCSRGTTPGFVRLSRPTQRGSLPTSRPSLPAPGGQSPPSPGSALGRLVFPSSSGSPDPEVPSLPSQPGRHAVRMRASSPSLPSRYFPFHGGCDDSSSSSSFSAPTNFSGQSTSSLKFRGPGSVSTPSPASSKRASLLLEVDALSLSLQRCRLK, from the coding sequence ATGGCCACCCCGTCGTGTTGGGAGAAGGAGCTGAAGCAACAGGAGGGTGAGGTGCCCGCAGGGCCGAACAATGAGGTCACCCCTGCTCCTGGCGACGCCCGCGGGACCGGCAACCGGGATCCTGGCACCTGGGTCCCCACGGTCTCCAGCGACCGGTCTCTGTCAGGTGGCGGCGCCCCGCGAGTTGTCACAGCAGGTGCCTCTTCCTGTGCGGTGGCCGCACCCGGCGCCATTTTGACCGTTGCGGAGGACCCAGGGCCGCCCTCCATGGACTGCGTGCAGTCGAGGGGTCGTCCTGAGCACCAGGGCAGCCCGAGTCCCCTGGCGGAGCTGAGATACGTGAAGCCTGTAACGGGACAACGTCTCCAGATGGCGCCTGCGGCGAGCGCAGACGCCAGGGGGCAAGCCACGAGCGGCGCTGGCCAGGCCGGCGGGCGTCGGACCCAGACCAGGAGCCCAGCGAAAGGCCGTGGGCGGAAGCGGCCCGGCGGCGAAGAGGCTGTCGGGGCTCCGAAGCTTCCACGGCGCTGTCTGTTTCCGGGGGCTCCCGAGCCTGAGGGCTCCGCGCCTTTGCCGCCATCTTCTCCAACGGCTCAGCCCAGCAGCCGTCGCTGCCGCCCTGCACCTCGGGCTTCTCCGTGCAGTCGCGCATcccagccaggcccagccctCGGAAGCCAGGCCCTGCTCTCCGCACCAGGCTCTGTCCTCCCCAGTGAAGCAGCCATGCCAGGCCCTGACTCCCCATGCCGCAGCACCCCGTCAGGCCCTGCTGTCTGCCTTGGCACTGAATCTTCGGCTGGCCCTGCATCCCACCGCCGTGACACTGCATCTCGCGGCCGGGCATCTGCGCCCGGCCCAGCATCCCGCCTCCCTGCAACTGAGGCAGGCCCTGTTGTTGTCCGCCGCCGTACACCCACGCCATTTCCTGCAACCCGCTGCCATGCATCTTCGCTAGGTTCTGCTGTCCATAGCCACGCATCCCGGTCGGATACTGCTCTTCGCAACCGTGCATCTTTGCCAGGTACTGCTTCCAGTAGCCGTGCAactgggccaggccctgccctctgcAGCCGCAGCCCCCCGCTGAGCCCCACCCTCTGCAGCAGGGGTACCACTCCAGGCTTTGTCCGCCTGAGCCGCCCCACCCAGAGAGGATCATTGCCTACCAGCCGCCCCTCTCTCCCTGCGCCTGGTGGCCAGAGTCCTCCTTCCCCGGGGTCCGCCTTAGGAAGGCTTGTGTTCCCGAGCAGCTCAGGTTCTCCTGATCCTGAGGTCCCAAGCCTTCCTTCCCAGCCGGGCCGGCATGCGGTCCGTATGCGTGCCTCTTCACCCTCACTTCCTAGTAGGTACTTTCCTTTCCATGGGGGGTGTGATGAcagttcttcctcttcctccttctccgcCCCCACTAATTTTTCTGGCCAGAGCACCTCTTCCCTTAAGTTTCGTGGCCCTGGCTCCGTCTCCACGCCTAGCCCTGCTAGCTCTAAGCGTGCCTCGCTGCTGCTGGAGGTTGATGCCCTGAGCCTGTCTCTCCAGAGGTGCAGGCTGAAATAG